In a genomic window of Onychostoma macrolepis isolate SWU-2019 chromosome 08, ASM1243209v1, whole genome shotgun sequence:
- the LOC131546203 gene encoding H-2 class II histocompatibility antigen, E-S beta chain-like, translating into MSLPKVLCFHLILMLSAFTGAANGYYYSRWTKCIHSSRDLSDMVYIDNYIFNKDVHIQFNSTVGEYVGYTAHGVYNAELYNKDPNQLQQERAQVETYCKYNAKNRQSAIADKTVAPKVKLSSVKQAGGRHPAVLMCSAYRFYPHGIQVTWMKDDKPVKSDVTSTEEMPNGDWYYQIHSHLEYTPKSGEKISCMVDHAGLTKPIIVDWDPSLPESERNKIAIGASGLVLGIIITAAGLIYYKKKSSGRILVPT; encoded by the exons ATGTCACTGCCGAAGGTCTTGTGTTTTCATCTCATATTGATGCTGTCTGCTTTCACCGGAGCag CTAACGGATACTACTATTCTCGGTGGACTAAATGCATCCACAGCTCCCGTGATCTCAGTGACATGGTGTACATTGATAACTATATCTTCAATAAAGATGTGCACATACAGTTCAACAGCACTGTGGGGGAGTATGTGGGATACACTGCACATGGAGTATATAACGCAGAGTTATACAACAAAGATCCCAACCAGCTGCAGCAAGAGAGAGCTCAGGTGGAGACATACTGCAAATATAATGCTAAAAACAGACAGAGCGCTATCGCTGATAAAACAG TTGCACCAAAGGTTAAGCTCAGTTCAGTGAAGCAGGCCGGTGGCAGACATCCAGCTGTGTTGATGTGCAGTGCTTACCGCTTCTACCCACACGGGATCCAAGTGACCTGGATGAAAGACGATAAACCTGTGAAGTCTGATGTGACCTCAACTGAGGAGATGCCTAACGGAGACTGGTACTACCAGATCCACTCCCACCTGGAATACACTCCCAAATCTGGAGAGAAGATCTCCTGTATGGTGGATCACGCTGGCTTAACTAAACCCATCATTGTAGACTGGG ATCCGTCTCTCCCTGAGTCTGAGAGGAATAAAATCGCTATCGGGGCGTCTGGTCTGGTGCTGGGAATCATCATCACAGCTGCTGGACTCATTTACTACAAGAAGAAATCATCAG GGAGGATCCTGGTACCAACCTAA